A single genomic interval of Drosophila virilis strain 15010-1051.87 chromosome 2, Dvir_AGI_RSII-ME, whole genome shotgun sequence harbors:
- the LOC138910873 gene encoding uncharacterized protein — protein sequence MNNVEGFRSSRHYFGPTPVRAIQLHVFVDASQSAFAAVTYLRVTYDNNDVRVCFVCARTKCAPMKTMSIPRLELQAAVLGTRLMDTVKKEHSIAISDAILWTDSKTVLRWIGSTHRRYKQFVGNRVGEILESTKVSQWRWVPTAENAADDATRPHCHVDLSQRSRWLDGPTFLRQPESSWPQSEPGTEHSSYEDEEEMPSEFALVAANSFFISFQRFSSYSRLVRTTAWVLRFTRWSRGQRTELERFGLTATECENAENLLIRRAQCEAFPDEVRASYNEESVGHRSDIRGLAPYLDDNGVLRAYGRIDAALCIPHSARRPIILSHRHALTELIVYHYHVKMKHQNVDATIGDIRTRFWITKLRRLLRTVISGCSVCKLHRAQPAPPIMGPLPEDRLEANGWPFKFTGLDYFGPLLVTIGRRKEKRWVALFTCLTTRAIHLELAHDLSTDSCIIVIRNFLCRRGPVLRLRSDNGKNFVGANREAKRLIDVFEPEKIQGELSSRGIEWIFNCPANPAEGGAWERMVQCVKRVLRHTVKEVAPKQHVLESFLIEAENVVNSRPLTHLPVSVDQEAPLTPNDLLKGVANLPDTPAIHGQPNERCVTRKQWRMARLLRDRFWKRWVLEYLPTLVRRVKWCARVEPIRHGDMVFICDPAVPRREWRRGIVEELYPGPDGVPRRASIRVADNNRVRLMTRPVAKLAILDVSEAGPSRGRGCCGTN from the coding sequence ATGAACAACGTGGAAGGATTTCGGAGCTCGCGCCATTACTTCGGCCCAACACCTGTGCGGGCAATACAGCTGCACGTTTTTGTCGATGCTAGCCAGTCAGCATTCGCAGCCGTGACTTACTTGAGGGTCAcctacgacaacaacgacgtgCGAGTATGCTTCGTATGTGCCAGGACGAAGTGTGCCCCAATGAAGACGATGTCAATTCCACGACTGGAATTGCAAGCAGCCGTGTTAGGAACGAGGCTGATGGACACTGTCAAAAAGGAGCACAGTATAGCGATCAGCGACGCTATACTATGGACTGACTCCAAAACTGTGCTGCGTTGGATAGGCAGCACCCACCGTCGATATAAGCAGTTCGTCGGAAATCGAGTGGGAGAAATTTTGGAGTCAACAAAGGTTTCCCAATGGAGATGGGTACCTACTGCTGAAAATGCAGCAGACGACGCAACGAGGCCGCATTGCCACGTAGACCTCAGCCAACGGTCACGATGGTTAGACGGGCCAACATTTTTGCGGCAGCCAGAAAGCAGCTGGCCGCAGTCCGAACCGGGCACGGAACACTCATCCTACGAAGATGAAGAAGAGATGCCGAGTGAATTTGCCTTAGTTGCAGCAAATagctttttcatttcatttcagagatTCTCTAGCTACAGTCGGCTGGTGAGGACGACGGCTTGGGTTTTAAGGTTTACGCGCTGGAGCCGTGGACAGAGGACTGAGCTTGAGAGATTCGGCCTCACCGCGACGGAGTGTGAGAACGCTGAGAACTTACTGATACGGCGAGCGCAATGCGAAGCGTTCCCTGACGAGGTTCGAGCCTCATACAATGAAGAATCAGTCGGTCATCGAAGCGACATAAGAGGGCTGGCGCCATACTTGGATGACAATGGAGTCTTGCGTGCGTATGGCAGGATCGATGCCGCACTGTGTATACCGCATAGTGCGAGAAGGCCAATAATATTGTCACACCGGCACGCACTGACGGAACTGATTGTGTATCACTACCATGTGAAAATGAAGCATCAAAACGTGGATGCAACGATAGGTGACATCAGGACCAGATTTTGGATAACAAAGCTGCGTCGACTGTTGCGTACAGTAATATCTGGATGTAGTGTGTGCAAACTACATAGAGCGCAGCCAGCGCCACCTATAATGGGTCCTTTGCCAGAGGACAGACTAGAGGCCAATGGATGGCCATTTAAGTTTACGGGTCTGGACTATTTTGGACCACTCCTTGTGACGATCGGACGTCGAAAGGAAAAGAGATGGGTCGCCTTGTTTACGTGTCTGACGACAAGGGCCATACATTTGGAGCTGGCACATGACCTGTCAACTGATTCCTGTATAATCGTAATCAGGAACTTTCTTTGCCGTCGCGGACCTGTACTGAGGTTGCGCAGTGACAACGGAAAGAACTTTGTTGGGGCCAACAGAGAAGCCAAAAGGCTAATAGATGTATTCGAGCCGGAGAAGATTCAGGGTGAGTTATCTTCTAGAGGCATTGAATGGATCTTCAACTGCCCAGCGAACCCAGCTGAAGGGGGAGCCTGGGAAAGGATGGTGCAGTGTGTCAAGAGAGTGCTACGCCACACAGTAAAGGAAGTGGCACCAAAGCAACACGTACTGGAGAGTTTCCTGATTGAGGCCGAGAACGTTGTGAATTCTCGCCCGCTTACCCACTTGCCGGTGTCTGTGGACCAAGAAGCCCCCCTAACACCGAACGATCTACTCAAAGGAGTGGCCAATCTGCCTGACACGCCCGCTATCCACGGGCAGCCGAACGAGAGATGCGTCACGAGGAAGCAGTGGCGCATGGCGCGGCTGTTACGAGACCGTTTTTGGAAGCGGTGGGTCTTAGAGTACCTGCCTACACTTGTGCGACGCGTGAAATGGTGTGCGCGCGTTGAGCCAATACGCCATGGTGATATGGTGTTTATATGCGACCCGGCCGTGCCACGCAGAGAGTGGCGAAGGGGCATAGTGGAGGAGCTCTACCCTGGACCAGATGGAGTGCCTCGACGCGCCAGCATCCGCGTGGCGGACAACAACCGAGTGCGACTGATGACTCGTCCCGTGGCTAAACTAGCCATACTGGATGTGAGTGAAGCAGGGCCTTCACGGGGGCGGGGATGTTGCGGGACGaattaa
- the LOC116649899 gene encoding uncharacterized protein, producing the protein MTQRSPRKSPRLNDGQEIATTASGTQTKRTSRMVSTVSQMQVPAVSAPQSPSTVDAGTSVQPAGTVAAGVSARASTLTGAPSPSTQLSSTQVMDLTKRVAVLEHELQRSKTGQAHVSTVTDPVKLSSAGMSGTANLPPSLIGAESGEPSSSGSLSETATMSVVPNSKVSLSETAILSGTTILSRSPSLSEALPTSLSGNLGTQLQTVERATVMDNCSTTSSRSTPYCFAGIAQPTLSYTPAQENQQTIILEPTQATGNFAWTTPRNDVCLPRKLPDLPEFGGQPEDWPIFFCAFTETTLAYNCTNLENNQRLLKALKGEARDTVKSLLIHPRNVNNVIEQLRFRYGRPEQLIRSQLISIREVQPIQEHSIAKIVPYATRVSNLAAFLQSANGEQHLANPTLMEDLVAKLPPSKRLEWARHAATIRPFPTVVHFSAWLTDYANVVCTIVDVDSKEQRRRVLHASIDQNNEGRHRGRTKQCPICNGQHAVRDCNEFNLASPLKRWTVVKRHRLCFSCLRVGHMARVCNRANECQVNGCRKRHHRLLHYHDAMSHNAPQPAGDRVMNTGRMPQPADPHTRAPQPADAQSTQQRNLSCVDSDGERLLFRILPVTLHGANKRIDTYALLDEGSSVTMIDDELLRDLDIKGERRQLNIQWFGGRATREPTTVVSMEVSGADKRKRHVLRNVYAVSNLSLPMQSLHQRDVQMWGNGARLPMKPYRGAVPKLLIGLDHAHLGLPMQTKRFAPQGPYAAATELGWVVFGPARDQPTATSSKSCLLAVSQEDAIQKMVNDYFDIENFGVKLTPPVAASDDARAQRILEDTTVKIEERYQTGLLWNRDNVELPRSYDMAYKRLVNIERKMKRNDQFKQAYMKIMDDYVHKGYSRRLKQHEVALANSDKLWYLPHFGVENPNKPGKIRLVFDAAAKVGDISLNSALSKGPQHYKSLPAVLFHFREGAVGVCGDIREMFHQVLIRPQDRCAQRFLWRNGDDRREPDVYEMRVMTFGAACSPSAAHYVKTLNALQFQDSDPRAVKAILECHYVDDYVDSFDSEGEAITISTRIREIHANAGFELCQFTSSSPTVADALGQHGTARSIGWGEAEEKILGMCWQPATDDFKFNMKYHKVPRCVLNLERIPTKREFLSLIISTFDPLGFLSCLMITGKLLMREIWRRNVQ; encoded by the coding sequence ATGACACAACGGTCACCTAGGAAAAGCCCACGCTTAAACGATGGCCAGGAGATAGCTACCACGGCGAGTGGGACGCAGACAAAGCGGACAAGTAGAATGGTGAGCACTGTATCACAAATGCAAGTTCCCGCTGTTAGCGCACCACAAAGCCCCAGCACCGTGGATGCGGGCACAAGTGTACAACCTGCCGGCACTGTGGCCGCGGGAGTGAGTGCACGAGCCAGCACATTGACAGGAGCGCCAAGCCCAAGCACGCAACTCTCAAGTACGCAAGTCATGGATTTGACAAAGAGAGTCGCTGTGCTAGAGCACGAGTTGCAGAGGTCAAAAACTGGTCAAGCACATGTGAGTACAGTTACTGATCCCGTTAAGTTGAGTAGTGCTGGCATGAGTGGTACAGCTAACCTGCCGCCATCTTTGATCGGAGCGGAGAGCGGAGAGCCATCGTCGAGTGGAAGTTTGAGTGAAACTGCAACTATGAGTGTAGTCCCAAATTCAAAAGTAAGTTTGAGTGAAACTGCAATTTTGAGTGGAACTACCATTTTGAGCAGATCGCCATCTTTGAGTGAGGCACTGCCTACGTCATTGAGTGGAAATTTGGGAACACAGTTGCAAACGGTAGAACGGGCTACAGTTATGGATAACTGCTCTACAACGTCAAGCCGCTCGACGCCATATTGCTTTGCAGGCATTGCACAGCCAACGCTCAGCTACACTCCGGCACAGGAGAACCAACAAACGATAATTTTGGAGCCAACGCAGGCAACTGGGAACTTCGCATGGACGACTCCCAGGAACGATGTATGCCTGCCACGCAAATTACCAGATCTACCCGAGTTTGGAGGTCAACCTGAGGATTGGCCTATATTCTTCTGCGCGTTTACGGAAACAACTTTGGCGTACAACTGTACAAATCTGGAGAATAACCAGCGATTGTTGAAGGCACTCAAAGGCGAAGCACGTGACACTGTGAAGTCGTTGCTCATACATCCCAGGAATGTGAACAACGTAATTGAACAATTACGTTTTAGATACGGCCGCCCAGAACAGCTAATACGCAGCCAGCTAATTAGTATTCGAGAGGTGCAGCCAATTCAGGAGCACAGCATAGCTAAAATCGTGCCATATGCTACACGCGTAAGTAACCTTGCCGCCTTTCTACAATCGGCTAACGGGGAACAGCATTTAGCGAATCCTACACTGATGGAGGATTTGGTCGCTAAATTACCACCAAGCAAGAGGTTGGAATGGGCCAGACATGCAGCTACGATTAGGCCTTTCCCGACGGTCGTACATTTTAGCGCGTGGTTAACGGACTACGCCAATGTGGTATGTACGATTGTGGACGTCGATAGTAAGGAGCAAAGACGTAGAGTGCTGCATGCCAGCATTGACCAGAATAATGAAGGGCGTCACCGAGGTCGCACCAAACAGTGTCCAATCTGTAATGGACAACACGCAGTCAGGGACTGCAACGAGTTTAACTTAGCCTCTCCGCTAAAGAGGTGGACAGTCGTAAAAAGGCACCGGCTTTGTTTTTCGTGTTTACGAGTTGGCCACATGGCAAGAGTCTGCAATAGGGCCAACGAATGCCAAGTTAATGGATGCCGGAAGAGACATCATCGACTCTTACATTATCATGATGCTATGAGTCACAATGCACCGCAACCAGCAGGTGATAGAGTGATGAATACTGGACGGATGCCGCAGCCAGCGGATCCTCACACAAGGGCACCGCAGCCAGCGGATGCTCAATCGACGCAACAAAGGAACTTAAGTTGTGTCGATTCGGATGGAGAACGCCTACTATTCCGCATATTGCCAGTGACATTGCACGGGGCCAATAAGCGGATCGATACGTACGCGCTCCTCGACGAGGGCTCGTCTGTAACGATGATCGACGACGAACTACTGCGCGATCTAGATATCAAAGGGGAACGCAGGCAACTAAATATACAGTGGTTTGGTGGAAGAGCAACCAGAGAGCCGACCACAGTGGTAAGCATGGAAGTTAGTGGAGCGGACAAGCGCAAACGGCatgtgttgcgaaatgtgtaCGCCGTGTCCAACCTCAGCTTACCAATGCAAAGCCTGCATCAACGTGACGTCCAAATGTGGGGCAACGGTGCACGTCTTCCAATGAAACCGTATCGCGGGGCGGTACCAAAACTTCTGATTGGACTTGATCATGCGCATCTTGGACtgccaatgcaaacaaaaaggttTGCACCACAGGGACCATATGCCGCAGCCACCGAACTTGGATGGGTGGTTTTTGGGCCGGCAAGAGATCAACCGACGGCAACGTCATCAAAGTCATGCCTCCTAGCAGTGTCGCAGGAGGATGCAATCCAAAAGATGGTAAACGACTATTTTGATATCGAAAACTTCGGGGTGAAGCTTACGCCACCAGTCGCAGCCAGCGACGATGCACGAGCACAGAGGATACTCGAAGACACCACAGTGAAAATAGAAGAACGTTACCAGACGGGTTTATTATGGAACCGTGATAATGTTGAATTGCCACGAAGCTATgatatggcatacaaaagaTTGGTCAACATTGAGAGAAAGATGAAGCGTAACGATCAGTTTAAACAAgcctatatgaaaattatggacGATTATGTTCACAAAGGATATTCTCGACGATTGAAGCAGCATGAGGTCGCTTTAGCCAACAGCGACAAACTTTGGTATCTTCCGCACTTTGGagttgaaaatccaaataagCCCGGTAAGATAAGACTGGTGTTCGACGCGGCAGCAAAGGTTGGTGATATTTCATTGAATTCGGCATTATCCAAGGGGCCGCAGCACTATAAGTCGCTGCCGGCTGTTCTCTTCCATTTTCGGGAAGGTGCCGTTGGCGTTTGTGGAGACATCCGAGAGATGTTCCATCAAGTGTTGATTCGACCGCAGGACAGATGCGCCCAGCGATTCCTGTGGCGAAACGGCGATGATCGCCGGGAGCCTGATGTTTATGAGATGAGGGTAATGACGTTTGGAGCAGCATGTTCGCCAAGCGCCGCACACTATGTGAAGACCTTGAATGCCCTGCAGTTTCAGGATTCAGACCCTCGCGCGGTTAAAGCTATTCTTGAATGCCACTATGTGGACGACTATGTGGATAGTTTTGATAGTGAAGGCGAAGCCATCACCATATCGACAAGAATAAGAGAAATACATGCAAATGCTGGATTCGAATTGTGCCAGTTTACTTCCAGTTCGCCAACTGTAGCTGACGCGCTGGGCCAACATGGGACTGCGAGGAGCATCGGATGGGGCGAAGCTGAAGAAAAGATTCTAGGCATGTGTTGGCAACCAGCCACGGACgatttcaaattcaacatgAAGTACCACAAAGTACCCCGATGTGTGCTAAATTTGGAGCGAATTCCTACGAAGAGGGAATTCTTGAGCTTGATCATTTCAACATTCGATCCTCTGGGATTTCTTAGTTGCCTCATGATAACTGGAAAGTTACTAATGCGTGAGATTTGGCGACGAAATGTGCAATAG